From the genome of Pseudobacteriovorax antillogorgiicola, one region includes:
- a CDS encoding cupin domain-containing protein: MKQIRTLKSTKDEEDIKALYKAHYWAPGESDIFEAPSDHLYHFSTYIGEHTITVEKGDCVYLLDDKKQNVSVHKGPKKITSSHWGIVIRGFMPPDQTVSIEGLPHLPYVNGCSTKQLIYPPRPGDPTLQYLNIPAHSAEQAHHIHSTVRVVYVLKGKGVSIVGMEGKQHREELIPGKVCILEPMCPHHFETPFDESLVVIPLHVFSSASSFENQHPMYSGTFLMNQGSR, encoded by the coding sequence ATGAAGCAGATTCGAACATTGAAATCGACCAAAGATGAAGAAGATATTAAGGCCCTATACAAAGCTCACTACTGGGCTCCTGGAGAGAGCGACATCTTTGAAGCCCCTAGCGATCACCTCTATCATTTCTCTACCTATATTGGAGAGCACACTATCACTGTCGAAAAAGGTGATTGCGTCTATTTGCTCGATGATAAGAAGCAGAATGTATCGGTTCATAAAGGGCCTAAAAAAATTACATCATCCCATTGGGGAATTGTAATCCGGGGGTTCATGCCACCAGATCAGACTGTTTCAATTGAGGGACTTCCCCACTTGCCATATGTTAACGGTTGCTCAACTAAACAGTTAATCTATCCACCTAGACCAGGAGATCCAACCCTCCAATACTTAAATATTCCCGCCCATAGCGCTGAACAGGCTCACCACATTCATTCCACTGTGCGTGTGGTCTATGTTTTAAAGGGTAAAGGGGTGAGTATAGTTGGAATGGAAGGAAAGCAGCATCGAGAAGAGCTGATTCCTGGCAAGGTTTGTATCCTAGAACCTATGTGCCCACATCATTTTGAAACACCATTTGACGAGTCACTGGTGGTTATTCCACTACATGTATTTTCAAGTGCATCAAGCTTTGAGAACCAGCATCCAATGTACAGTGGGACTTTCCTCATGAATCAAGGTAGTAGGTGA
- a CDS encoding acyl carrier protein, translating into MQQQIIDIVDRVIGERPESLSANDLDRDLTSVGMTSLKMVRFISLLESEMGIRFPLETLHSDNFKSIASVVNIIEDLQKRSV; encoded by the coding sequence ATGCAGCAACAGATTATAGATATTGTAGATCGAGTCATAGGGGAGCGCCCTGAATCTTTATCTGCGAACGATCTTGATAGAGATCTTACTAGTGTTGGTATGACATCACTAAAAATGGTGAGGTTCATAAGTTTACTAGAATCAGAAATGGGTATTCGTTTTCCTCTAGAGACTTTGCACTCTGACAATTTCAAATCAATCGCTAGTGTGGTAAATATCATTGAAGACTTGCAAAAACGATCTGTTTGA
- a CDS encoding TauD/TfdA family dioxygenase: protein MRILTRTTAERILNQDLKILDAGMSRVTEFKTLLHKQGVLLLNLDKPPSTHELIEFAQEWGSPIEELNPRVKDHVSQRYVLNIRNSLSSTKDFNLQPFSGDFITLHTESSASPDSLKPNYLMLYCKDSCSNNSAYTLLRPVLDVLKNLSEATRGILSQLQYDYPGTSCILEGTHLAFRDFYLQSMPWRYLGKDIRNPEIINQAIEELVFNMYRQDPFYLKWQKNLLLVIDNRRWMHGRTVLARSDKTNTRHLMRIKMR, encoded by the coding sequence ATGCGAATACTGACTAGAACCACAGCAGAGCGTATTCTGAATCAGGATCTGAAGATCCTGGATGCAGGAATGAGCAGAGTAACAGAATTTAAAACTCTGCTCCATAAACAAGGTGTTTTGCTTTTGAACTTAGATAAACCCCCTAGTACTCATGAATTGATAGAGTTTGCTCAGGAATGGGGAAGTCCCATTGAAGAGTTAAACCCTAGGGTTAAAGATCATGTATCTCAACGATATGTTCTGAATATTCGGAACAGCTTATCCAGCACTAAAGATTTTAATTTGCAGCCTTTCTCTGGTGACTTCATCACGCTACATACAGAGTCATCGGCGAGTCCTGATTCCTTAAAACCGAACTACCTCATGCTCTATTGCAAGGATTCATGCTCCAACAACTCAGCGTATACTCTCTTAAGACCGGTTTTAGATGTCTTAAAAAATCTATCTGAAGCGACGAGAGGTATCCTTTCTCAACTTCAGTATGATTATCCGGGTACTAGCTGTATCTTAGAAGGAACACATTTAGCATTTCGCGACTTCTATCTTCAATCTATGCCCTGGAGATACCTAGGCAAAGATATACGTAATCCTGAAATCATTAATCAAGCTATTGAAGAGCTAGTATTCAATATGTATCGACAAGATCCTTTTTATCTAAAGTGGCAGAAGAATCTACTTTTAGTGATCGATAACAGACGGTGGATGCATGGTCGGACGGTGTTGGCGAGATCTGATAAAACTAATACTAGACATCTAATGCGAATAAAAATGCGCTGA
- a CDS encoding DUF3626 domain-containing protein, whose amino-acid sequence MKQLETCQKQALEAVRYYAEEKKADSIDILQHISNMANISFTNIERFITQLQTRACIALHFHPDRLDKRSLAVIEGLLNDGSYQSQFETGISNGGVTAHSGGARYSFENKLFNGAYEGSLPSSRPKYGALDLKFFPDGPAPRFGSCYLLLKPHMNQYASFTFLDSFLIPKGRASGNQWHCLVSELLTEIFTREHCVGKSNIRVHEALSMIDKQLMSSYDDSYFMQANSSNLDHYIEAQVHCDIDIKTDVLAIVCDRSFQYSESAPLLDLFSQQFNIDLFWHKGFQLPIDQIPDNFRGNAMPTLARKITKGSLSARDFGWISREHRLSKDEVIRDFGAYDPLQSIKYLWHILVRFGSGFQEPSKD is encoded by the coding sequence ATGAAGCAATTGGAAACCTGCCAAAAGCAGGCATTGGAGGCGGTGCGCTATTATGCTGAGGAAAAGAAAGCTGATTCAATCGATATCCTGCAGCATATTTCCAACATGGCGAATATTTCCTTCACTAATATAGAACGGTTCATCACTCAACTACAGACCCGAGCCTGTATCGCTCTTCACTTCCACCCAGATAGACTCGATAAGCGATCTCTTGCAGTGATAGAAGGGCTTCTCAATGATGGATCTTACCAAAGCCAGTTCGAAACTGGCATTTCCAACGGTGGTGTCACCGCACACTCAGGAGGCGCTAGGTATAGCTTTGAAAACAAACTATTCAATGGCGCCTACGAAGGATCCCTTCCTTCATCACGACCCAAATATGGAGCACTGGATCTGAAATTCTTTCCAGACGGACCCGCACCCCGTTTTGGTTCGTGTTACCTATTGCTTAAACCTCATATGAATCAATACGCAAGCTTTACCTTCTTAGATTCATTTCTCATCCCAAAAGGTAGAGCCAGTGGTAATCAATGGCATTGCCTCGTGAGCGAGCTACTGACAGAGATTTTTACCCGCGAGCATTGTGTAGGTAAATCAAATATAAGGGTCCATGAAGCGCTATCAATGATTGATAAACAGCTTATGTCGTCCTATGATGACAGCTATTTTATGCAAGCAAACAGCAGCAATCTCGATCATTATATTGAAGCTCAGGTTCATTGTGATATTGACATCAAGACTGATGTCCTAGCAATTGTTTGCGACAGATCCTTTCAATATTCGGAGTCAGCTCCACTACTAGATCTTTTTAGTCAGCAATTTAATATCGACCTATTTTGGCACAAAGGCTTTCAGCTTCCTATTGATCAAATTCCAGATAACTTTCGCGGCAATGCTATGCCAACTCTGGCAAGAAAGATCACCAAGGGTTCCCTTTCAGCAAGAGACTTTGGCTGGATTAGTCGAGAGCATAGGTTATCAAAAGATGAGGTCATTCGTGATTTTGGAGCTTACGACCCACTACAATCGATAAAATATCTTTGGCATATTTTAGTTCGGTTTGGATCTGGTTTTCAGGAACCTAGTAAAGATTAA
- a CDS encoding cytochrome P450 encodes MQSDLGKVNSILCYVESKRHKSRACLLNPHLLVIEIDFNNYTQIDMTLIPTETEVKDIPGPRPFPLIGHIPYVLSSNPFERMIQLCRRYGGLFRLQLYEDSVVVVTDSDIVEELLDENRFEKRVVGILDSIRPIAGDGLITARNDEENWARAHRVLKPGFGRRAMSHYLPVMIQTTRKLVDRWAKLEGEWLDVNTDFTRLTIEIIGLCGFNYSFNCFEKERLDEFIETIDSILSEATISHQLPPFINRLRPGANKRMRLNQEATAKIFDRIVKERQAKGEWNHHDFLAMMLHGRDPKDGSQLSEENIRYQLISFLIAGHETTRSLLSFTLFFLSKHQTVLDRARTLVDQVFAEGDRDLSFQDLSRLSYLQQILNESLRLWSTAPAFMVGPKEETILRNGYRARKNDTFFIFLAGLHRDPKIWGQNPERFDPDRFAPEAVRVRPAHGYRPFGNGKRSCIGQHFAMTEAQIALAYILYFFDIEGDPCYELKIDHSLTIKPKNFYCRVRKRR; translated from the coding sequence ATGCAATCGGATTTGGGCAAGGTCAATTCCATTCTCTGCTATGTTGAAAGCAAACGCCACAAGTCTCGCGCTTGCTTGCTTAATCCTCATTTGCTAGTTATCGAAATTGATTTCAATAACTACACGCAGATAGATATGACACTCATACCAACAGAAACAGAAGTCAAAGACATTCCGGGCCCCAGACCATTCCCGCTTATTGGGCACATCCCCTACGTTTTAAGTAGCAACCCTTTTGAGCGAATGATCCAGCTTTGTCGTCGCTATGGTGGACTCTTTCGCCTACAGCTGTATGAAGACAGTGTCGTAGTTGTGACCGACAGTGACATTGTTGAAGAACTGCTCGACGAGAATCGCTTTGAAAAGAGGGTTGTCGGAATACTTGACTCAATCCGCCCCATAGCTGGTGACGGCCTCATCACAGCGAGAAATGATGAAGAGAACTGGGCACGGGCACATAGAGTTCTAAAGCCCGGATTTGGCCGTCGAGCTATGAGCCACTATCTCCCCGTGATGATCCAGACCACCCGAAAGCTGGTGGATCGCTGGGCCAAGCTAGAGGGAGAATGGTTGGACGTGAACACCGATTTTACACGACTCACTATTGAGATTATCGGTTTATGTGGCTTCAACTATAGCTTTAACTGCTTCGAAAAAGAACGTTTAGATGAGTTCATCGAAACCATAGATTCCATACTCAGTGAAGCAACGATAAGCCATCAGCTACCGCCATTTATTAATCGATTAAGGCCAGGCGCAAACAAGCGAATGCGATTAAACCAAGAGGCCACAGCTAAGATTTTCGATCGTATCGTAAAAGAACGACAAGCAAAGGGGGAATGGAATCATCACGACTTCCTCGCTATGATGCTTCACGGACGGGATCCGAAGGATGGTTCGCAATTGAGTGAAGAAAACATTCGCTACCAGTTGATTAGCTTTTTGATCGCAGGCCACGAAACCACTCGCAGCTTATTATCGTTTACCCTCTTTTTTCTAAGCAAGCATCAAACAGTCTTAGACCGGGCAAGGACTCTAGTGGACCAGGTTTTTGCCGAGGGTGATCGAGATCTAAGCTTTCAAGATCTGAGCCGTCTATCGTACCTCCAACAAATTTTGAATGAGAGTCTACGACTGTGGTCGACTGCTCCGGCATTCATGGTTGGCCCAAAGGAAGAAACCATACTGAGGAACGGCTATCGAGCCCGTAAAAACGATACGTTTTTTATTTTCTTAGCTGGCCTGCACCGAGACCCTAAAATTTGGGGTCAAAATCCAGAACGATTCGATCCTGATCGCTTTGCCCCGGAAGCAGTTCGTGTTAGACCAGCCCATGGCTATCGCCCGTTTGGTAACGGGAAGAGATCTTGCATTGGTCAACACTTTGCCATGACAGAGGCCCAGATTGCACTAGCTTACATTCTGTATTTCTTCGATATCGAGGGAGACCCTTGTTACGAACTTAAAATTGATCATAGCCTTACCATTAAGCCAAAGAATTTCTATTGTCGAGTGCGTAAGCGCCGATGA
- a CDS encoding class I adenylate-forming enzyme family protein — MASLLENRLLENENGTFITILDEHQTRSVSYSDLYWGSLRVAAWLKPMLKDSKQALAIMPHFDSESIYTIFAVMRLNVPILFIDPKTPQARLREITSKLRIRHILCSRDVDTSGVECSLIRIPAIDQLEKFVEPRLDTEDQDKDCFYFATSGSTASSKIVGQSMRQSLANAEGLKQCHSLEGKRILTCLPLHHVNGFHFTVLGSFYSGAHSILLPKFSLFGYIHAVEKFEPDIGSVVPSILEVLAEAPSSTQLDKLGYFVSAAAPLFRVTARKIWSRYGKRVLQAYGLSETINFTTMIPPNTSQEQYEDLILENEIPSIGTAISGVDVFILDNSGRELGPNTIGEICMRGQSIMNGYYKNDIENKKCFTAGYFHSQDLGYYTLDAQSGKKFIHITGRVKNIAKIDGFTVSLEEIEHLLRNRVDLDDVICVSERSQSGVDKITVLYVSKNEIDKNTFEKALESYFPKNVYPSLYRKVDRIPRTPTGKVLRRHLM, encoded by the coding sequence ATGGCCTCTCTTTTGGAAAATCGACTTCTGGAAAACGAAAATGGAACATTCATAACTATATTGGATGAACATCAGACAAGGTCTGTCAGTTACTCCGATTTATACTGGGGATCTTTGAGAGTTGCTGCATGGCTAAAGCCAATGTTGAAGGACTCAAAGCAGGCTTTGGCAATTATGCCCCATTTTGATTCAGAGTCCATCTACACTATATTCGCTGTCATGAGACTTAATGTACCGATTCTATTTATTGACCCGAAGACTCCTCAGGCAAGGCTTCGTGAAATCACATCTAAATTAAGAATTCGTCATATACTATGTTCTAGAGATGTTGATACTTCCGGAGTGGAATGTAGTTTGATTCGTATCCCTGCCATTGATCAGCTAGAAAAGTTTGTTGAACCTCGGCTAGATACAGAAGATCAAGATAAGGACTGTTTCTACTTCGCAACTTCTGGATCTACAGCGAGTTCTAAGATAGTTGGTCAGAGTATGCGACAGAGTCTGGCAAATGCTGAAGGGCTCAAACAATGTCATAGTTTGGAAGGTAAAAGGATTCTAACTTGTCTTCCGCTACATCATGTCAATGGCTTTCACTTTACGGTATTGGGAAGCTTCTATTCTGGGGCCCACAGTATCTTATTGCCAAAATTCTCCCTATTTGGCTATATCCATGCAGTCGAAAAGTTTGAGCCTGATATTGGTAGTGTAGTTCCTAGTATATTGGAAGTTCTAGCCGAGGCTCCAAGCTCTACGCAGCTCGATAAGTTGGGCTATTTCGTAAGTGCAGCTGCACCCTTGTTTCGGGTCACCGCTAGGAAGATATGGTCGCGCTATGGGAAAAGAGTTTTGCAGGCCTACGGCCTTTCCGAAACTATAAACTTTACGACAATGATTCCTCCTAATACCTCTCAAGAACAGTATGAAGACCTTATTCTTGAAAACGAGATTCCGTCAATAGGTACAGCAATCAGTGGAGTTGATGTATTTATTCTTGATAATAGTGGTAGAGAGCTAGGGCCAAATACGATTGGGGAAATATGTATGCGAGGACAATCGATTATGAACGGCTACTACAAAAATGACATTGAGAATAAGAAATGTTTCACAGCTGGCTATTTCCACAGTCAAGATTTGGGGTACTATACCCTAGACGCACAGTCCGGCAAAAAATTTATTCACATCACTGGTCGGGTAAAGAATATCGCGAAAATCGATGGTTTTACGGTGTCTCTGGAGGAAATCGAGCACTTGCTGAGGAACAGGGTTGATTTAGATGATGTAATTTGTGTTTCTGAAAGATCGCAGTCCGGTGTAGATAAAATAACTGTTCTATATGTCTCTAAAAATGAAATTGATAAGAACACTTTCGAGAAAGCGCTAGAATCCTACTTTCCCAAAAACGTATATCCCAGCCTTTATAGGAAGGTTGATAGGATTCCCAGAACTCCAACGGGAAAGGTCTTGCGAAGGCATTTGATGTAG
- a CDS encoding pyridoxal phosphate-dependent aminotransferase, with amino-acid sequence MNNYPILFGNIEFDDPGRDQNFECGGLSARESKSYFDSKIFDPSIDEATLEIFNRVENPEDPIQLRNMWRSRVEAELGTRSRYQHLQGLWRESRSKRDLDPQWVFRSRSTTKLVKELFNMFFRDELYGDLKSDDHIILSNGSVNEELWGLPDVLKQCITYALDRDWYGYADSLGRESAREALARYENFRVRGANYSERNFAVNMGATSGVNALVDFLTMGGHQFKEDSLCGIPNYPPLVESIARRTSVRLVPLKSQDGRVLVDSLIEALSPDTPLVMIQTVINPTGACIEEEDLARLIDATDPSTIVILDECHEWAGETKALCQQRSRANVVRVSSASKQWSVPGLKLGWIIADEDLIRSYYEHASTSYGCPPSIFFTLLEVMIRFERWILEGTYSPGIHELNEFEDSYGFSLDHIKRAFDSYQSQRNIRTDTILNLRDFATCQFNEMGAEVFKPRYSINIAFEMSRWNDSYHCFKEILELSGVALFPGILTFCFKDAIMRSTVSIDINEQKRAFDKLRVVI; translated from the coding sequence ATGAATAACTATCCAATATTATTTGGTAATATTGAGTTTGACGACCCGGGCAGAGATCAGAATTTCGAATGTGGTGGTTTGAGTGCTCGTGAGTCTAAATCATACTTTGATTCCAAAATATTCGATCCTAGCATCGATGAAGCGACTCTTGAGATTTTCAATCGAGTTGAAAACCCCGAAGACCCTATACAGCTAAGAAATATGTGGCGATCACGGGTCGAAGCAGAATTGGGAACGCGCTCCCGCTATCAGCATCTGCAAGGCCTCTGGCGAGAAAGTCGCTCGAAGAGAGATCTTGATCCTCAATGGGTTTTTAGATCTCGATCCACAACCAAGCTTGTTAAAGAACTGTTTAATATGTTTTTTAGGGACGAGCTTTATGGGGATTTGAAAAGTGATGATCATATCATCCTGTCTAATGGCTCAGTAAATGAGGAGTTGTGGGGGCTGCCTGATGTTCTTAAGCAATGTATCACTTATGCATTGGACAGGGATTGGTACGGCTATGCTGATAGTTTAGGAAGAGAGTCAGCTCGTGAAGCACTCGCCAGATACGAAAATTTTCGTGTCAGAGGTGCAAACTACAGTGAAAGAAACTTCGCAGTCAATATGGGAGCAACCTCAGGTGTAAATGCCCTAGTTGATTTTTTGACTATGGGTGGACATCAGTTTAAGGAAGATTCTCTCTGTGGAATACCAAACTATCCTCCCTTAGTTGAATCAATTGCACGTCGAACTAGTGTGAGGTTAGTTCCTCTTAAGTCTCAAGATGGTAGAGTTCTGGTCGACTCTCTCATTGAAGCGCTGAGCCCTGATACCCCATTGGTGATGATACAAACTGTGATCAATCCCACGGGAGCATGTATTGAGGAAGAGGATCTTGCTCGGCTGATTGACGCGACAGATCCTTCTACCATAGTGATACTCGACGAGTGCCACGAATGGGCCGGTGAGACCAAAGCTCTGTGTCAGCAGAGATCGCGAGCCAATGTCGTTAGAGTTTCAAGTGCATCGAAGCAATGGTCGGTACCCGGGTTGAAACTCGGATGGATTATTGCTGATGAAGATTTGATTCGATCCTACTATGAGCATGCGTCTACAAGCTATGGGTGCCCGCCATCTATATTTTTTACGTTACTAGAGGTTATGATTCGCTTTGAACGATGGATTCTCGAAGGCACTTATTCACCAGGAATTCATGAACTCAATGAGTTTGAAGATTCCTATGGCTTCTCGTTGGATCATATTAAAAGAGCTTTTGATTCCTATCAAAGTCAACGCAATATCCGAACAGATACAATTCTAAATCTAAGGGATTTCGCTACTTGTCAATTTAATGAAATGGGTGCGGAAGTATTCAAACCCAGGTACTCAATCAATATCGCCTTTGAGATGAGCCGTTGGAACGATTCTTATCATTGCTTTAAGGAAATTTTAGAATTATCAGGAGTAGCTCTATTCCCTGGAATCCTGACATTTTGCTTCAAGGATGCAATTATGAGGTCGACAGTTTCAATCGATATCAACGAACAAAAAAGAGCGTTTGATAAGCTACGTGTTGTAATTTAA
- a CDS encoding phenylacetate--CoA ligase family protein codes for MNRLALSDFLSDFRHYVFHLNEYRELLGLQDSMRKNLTKFCESANQIVGDQWLKHRSEMANVSSLVSAYRSVEWHSENYRETIPFTSKKDLRENIAAYLNPKYSRDQLWLRPTSGTTGKPLTSYYSPEFFMEFQVYILIKFAVRLGILNESILSRDVFCAALQGGDNFPNRVWPCPGDIVGLILRPTIRDQDELSLNRFFEVVEKRPPAIISSSPRILKYIAERASISQRASFKDVAGFISCSSELSDDLRQFIECVFETPVYDSYGLSEVGPVAIECHLKNSMHILHEQVLVEVERSDGLVAQEGEGEILVSSVYNDAMPLLRYRTGDIGTVEYGECNCGFQGYSIKKLDGRVLKNFRFGSFEYSPKGLGNLTSLFPIDEFRISQVESMKLLVEVQYGKRTDGLLQKVEDYLKDRMECEVHIEVQRVEFDEVKKHSRYQFLEGL; via the coding sequence ATGAATAGGCTTGCGCTGAGTGATTTTTTAAGTGATTTTCGTCACTATGTCTTTCATTTGAACGAATATCGCGAACTTTTAGGTCTGCAAGATAGTATGCGGAAAAATCTTACAAAGTTCTGTGAGAGTGCGAATCAGATAGTAGGCGATCAATGGTTAAAGCATAGATCTGAAATGGCTAATGTTAGTTCTCTAGTGAGTGCTTACCGATCAGTAGAATGGCACAGTGAGAACTACCGAGAGACGATACCATTCACAAGCAAAAAAGATCTCAGGGAAAATATCGCAGCATATCTTAATCCAAAGTATTCGAGAGATCAGTTGTGGCTGCGCCCCACTTCTGGTACCACTGGCAAACCTCTCACGAGCTACTATTCGCCTGAATTTTTTATGGAGTTCCAGGTCTATATACTAATAAAGTTTGCTGTCAGGCTAGGGATTTTAAATGAGTCAATCTTATCGCGGGATGTTTTCTGCGCGGCATTACAAGGTGGAGATAACTTTCCAAACCGAGTTTGGCCGTGCCCAGGAGATATTGTCGGCCTCATACTTCGTCCAACAATTCGCGATCAGGATGAATTGAGTCTTAATCGATTCTTTGAAGTTGTGGAAAAAAGACCTCCTGCGATTATTTCATCATCTCCTCGCATATTGAAGTACATTGCAGAGAGAGCAAGTATATCGCAAAGAGCCTCATTTAAAGACGTTGCAGGCTTTATTTCCTGTTCATCAGAGCTTTCAGATGATCTAAGGCAATTTATTGAGTGTGTTTTTGAGACTCCAGTCTATGATTCTTATGGGCTAAGTGAGGTTGGTCCGGTAGCCATCGAATGTCACCTCAAAAATAGTATGCATATACTGCATGAACAAGTTCTGGTTGAAGTTGAAAGGAGCGATGGTCTGGTTGCACAAGAGGGCGAGGGAGAGATTTTAGTCTCGTCGGTCTACAACGATGCCATGCCTCTACTTAGGTACCGAACAGGTGATATCGGCACCGTTGAGTATGGTGAATGCAATTGTGGATTTCAAGGTTATAGCATCAAGAAGCTCGACGGCCGTGTCCTAAAGAATTTTAGGTTCGGTTCTTTCGAATATTCTCCCAAAGGTCTTGGTAATCTAACAAGCTTGTTTCCCATCGACGAGTTTAGAATATCGCAAGTTGAGTCGATGAAACTATTGGTTGAAGTTCAGTATGGGAAGCGTACTGATGGTCTCCTCCAGAAAGTTGAAGACTATCTTAAAGACCGCATGGAATGCGAAGTCCATATCGAGGTTCAGAGAGTGGAGTTTGATGAAGTTAAGAAGCATTCTAGGTATCAGTTTCTGGAGGGGCTTTAG
- a CDS encoding cation:proton antiporter family protein, producing MDSILLTIHPQDPLWLIIAFLCGLLATLLKLPPLVGFLIAGFILNVFGVKESEFLRITADLGITLLLFTLGLKLKLRSLLAKEVWGVAASHLVIMTLTMAGFLAILHLIFEFKFDTPTAFLLGFALSFSSTVFAVKVLDEMGAASTRHSNVSIGVLIVQDIAAVAFLAISAGKWPSPWALALALLIPLRHFLHFLLDRSGHGELLLLFGMTLAVGGADLFEYVDIKGDLGALIIGILFSGHPKSEELSKGLLGFKNLFLVGFFLTVGMTALPGLQELLIAICILMVLPLKTVLYFILFSIFGLRSRTSWQSSLNLANFSEFGLIVSAIAMANGWLSPSWMAVFAIVLSFSFIISAPLATGGDDLYNRWNHLFKRFNQELADPPLKQAIPPEARLLVIGMGRVGTSIYEYIEEHLPNQVLGLDTDETKNQEHCSAKRQVIIGDGTNPDFWLQNHQLLGQIHWVILALPSPQANVSAAQRLRENHYTGQVAATIRYEDEAPPLIDQGVVFAFDIHGEAGRGFAADFLKRIDALAT from the coding sequence ATGGACTCGATACTTCTTACCATACACCCACAAGACCCGCTGTGGTTAATCATCGCTTTTTTATGCGGCCTTCTAGCAACTTTACTTAAACTTCCTCCGTTGGTTGGCTTTCTTATCGCTGGATTTATCCTGAACGTATTTGGAGTCAAGGAAAGTGAGTTCCTTCGCATTACGGCTGATTTAGGAATCACGCTCTTACTATTTACCCTCGGGCTTAAACTTAAGCTAAGATCCCTATTAGCGAAAGAAGTCTGGGGGGTGGCAGCAAGCCATTTGGTAATCATGACGCTGACCATGGCTGGATTCTTAGCCATTCTGCACCTAATTTTCGAATTCAAATTCGATACACCCACTGCATTTTTGCTTGGCTTCGCACTCTCGTTTTCCAGTACAGTTTTCGCAGTCAAAGTGCTCGACGAAATGGGGGCGGCTAGCACACGGCACAGCAACGTATCCATTGGTGTCCTAATCGTCCAAGATATTGCAGCTGTTGCCTTCCTTGCGATTTCAGCTGGCAAATGGCCTAGTCCGTGGGCTCTGGCACTGGCTTTATTAATTCCCCTAAGACACTTTCTGCATTTTCTCTTGGATCGCTCCGGTCATGGTGAACTCCTGTTGTTATTTGGGATGACGCTAGCTGTCGGCGGTGCAGATTTGTTCGAATATGTTGATATAAAGGGAGACCTTGGCGCTCTCATTATAGGCATACTTTTTTCCGGCCACCCCAAGTCCGAGGAGCTATCCAAGGGACTCCTTGGGTTCAAAAACTTGTTTCTCGTGGGATTCTTTTTAACAGTTGGTATGACAGCATTACCGGGCTTGCAAGAGCTTCTGATTGCAATATGCATCCTAATGGTTCTACCTCTAAAGACCGTGCTATACTTTATCCTATTTTCGATCTTTGGTTTGCGTTCTCGAACGTCATGGCAATCTTCACTTAATCTCGCCAATTTCAGCGAGTTTGGACTCATAGTAAGTGCGATTGCTATGGCTAATGGCTGGCTCTCACCTTCATGGATGGCTGTCTTTGCAATCGTTCTTTCATTTTCATTTATCATATCAGCTCCCTTAGCAACAGGTGGCGACGATTTATACAACCGCTGGAACCACCTATTCAAGCGATTCAATCAAGAGCTTGCGGACCCACCTCTCAAGCAAGCGATTCCCCCCGAAGCAAGGCTATTGGTAATCGGAATGGGTCGTGTAGGAACATCTATTTATGAGTACATCGAAGAACACCTCCCCAATCAAGTACTGGGGCTCGACACTGACGAGACAAAAAACCAAGAACATTGCAGTGCAAAGCGCCAAGTCATCATTGGTGACGGCACAAATCCCGATTTTTGGCTCCAGAACCATCAACTATTGGGGCAGATACACTGGGTCATCCTAGCTCTACCTTCACCACAAGCTAATGTTTCTGCAGCCCAGCGCCTCCGTGAAAATCATTATACCGGACAAGTTGCAGCAACAATTCGCTATGAAGACGAAGCTCCACCTCTAATTGATCAAGGGGTGGTCTTTGCGTTCGACATTCACGGTGAAGCGGGACGAGGGTTTGCTGCAGACTTTCTCAAGCGAATCGATGCACTTGCCACCTAA